In the genome of Pseudorca crassidens isolate mPseCra1 chromosome 14, mPseCra1.hap1, whole genome shotgun sequence, one region contains:
- the TMEM150A gene encoding transmembrane protein 150A has protein sequence MVLAKYLKVAGSTPSSPPTSCPPPTPPPPWLPSLMTAWILLPVSLSAFSITGLWTVYAMAVMNHHVCPVENWSYNESCSPDPTEQGGPKTCCTLDDVPLISKCGTYPPESCLFSLIGNVGAFMVALICLLRYGQLLEQSRHSWVNTTTLITGCTNAAGLVVVGNFQVDHAKSLHYVGTGVAFTAGLLFVCLHCALSYHGATAPHDLAVAYLRIVLAAIAFVSLILSGVFFIHESSQLQHGAALCEWVFVIDILIFYGTFSYEFGAVSSETLVATLQPAPGRACKSSGSSSTSTHLNCAPESVAMI, from the exons ATGGTTTTGGCGAAGTACCTTAAGGTAGCTGGGTCCACACCCTCTTCCCCACCTACCTCTTGTCCTCcccccacaccaccaccaccctggctCCCCTCCCTCATGACCGCCTGGATCCTCCTTCCTGTCAGCCTGTCAGCATTCTCTATCACTGGCCTATGGACTGT GTATGCCATGGCCGTGATGAACCACCACGTGTGCCCCGTGGAGAACTG GTCCTACAACGAATCCTGCTCTCCTGACCCCACTGAGCAAGGGGGCCCCAAGACCTGCTGCACCCTGGACGATGTCCCCCTCATCAG CAAGTGCGGCACATACCCCCCAGAGAGCTGCCTCTTCAGCCTCATTGGCAACGTGGGTGCTTTCATGG TGGCCCTGATCTGCCTCCTGCGCTACGGGCAGCTCCTGGAGCAGAGCCGTCATTCCTGGGTCAACACCACGACGCTCATCACAGGCTGCACCAACGCTGCGGGCCTGGTGGTGGTGGGCAACTTCCAG GTGGATCACGCTAAGTCTCTGCACTACGTCGGAACCGGCGTGGCCTTCACTGCCGGGCTGCTCTTTGTCTGCCTGCACTGTGCCCTCTCCTACCACGGGGCCACTGCCCCCCACGACCTGGCTGTGGCCTACCTGCGGATCGTGCTGGCAGCCATCGCCTTTGTCTCTCTGATCCTCA GCGGGGTCTTCTTCATCCACGAGAGCTCTCAGCTGCAGCACGGGGCAGCCCTATGCGAGTGGGTGTTTGTCATCGACATCCTCATCTTCTACGGCACCTTCAGCTATGAGTTCGGGGCAGTCTCCTCGGAGACACTGGTGGCCACACTGCAGCCCGCCCCCGGCCGGGCCTGCAAGTCGTCCGGAAGCAGCAGCACCTCCACACACCTCAACTGTGCCCCTGAGAGCGTCGCCATGATCTGA